A window of Brachybacterium fresconis contains these coding sequences:
- a CDS encoding SRPBCC family protein has product MPVTDIRHDLEGPSLTITAEFAAPVQRIWDIYADPRQLEKVWGPKEFPATVVDHDLRPGGRVTYYMTGPEGEQFPGYWKVLEVDEPRSFTYEDGFAHEDFTPNSELPVSTCVSTFEATDTGTRATYVTSYADREALQTVLDMGVEEGSRSAIDQIDELVA; this is encoded by the coding sequence ATGCCCGTCACCGACATCCGCCACGACCTCGAAGGCCCGAGCCTCACCATCACCGCCGAGTTCGCCGCGCCCGTGCAGCGGATCTGGGACATCTACGCGGACCCGCGCCAGCTGGAGAAGGTGTGGGGGCCGAAGGAGTTCCCGGCCACGGTGGTCGATCACGACCTCCGCCCCGGCGGCCGCGTCACGTACTACATGACCGGGCCGGAGGGCGAGCAGTTCCCCGGGTACTGGAAGGTGCTCGAGGTCGACGAACCCCGCTCCTTCACCTATGAGGACGGCTTCGCGCACGAGGACTTCACTCCGAACTCGGAGCTGCCCGTCTCGACCTGCGTCAGCACCTTCGAGGCCACCGACACCGGGACCCGCGCGACCTACGTGACCTCCTACGCCGACCGGGAGGCCCTGCAGACCGTGCTGGACATGGGCGTGGAGGAGGGCTCGCGCTCGGCGATCGACCAGATCGACGAGCTGGTCGCCTGA
- a CDS encoding IS1380 family transposase produces the protein MRVSHDFSAEFDDDNLVGRAGLVPVMALAESAGLPGLVAEHVTVPGSIGSNADVKVPSLVAGMLAGADSISDMDVLRHGGMGRAFTARRAPTTLGTHLRGYTFGHVRQLDAVASRVLTGLAARVPGLLSGGDRVAFVDIDDTIRATHGYAKQGAGYGYSGVKGLNAQVATLSTLQAVPVIAGIRLRRGAAASAHGTAAMIGSALATAKRAGVSGMVTVRADSAYFQHATVAAARRGGAHFSLTARMNPSVVGAISRIPEDAWTPIKYPQAIWEEAEQRWISDAEVAEVEYTAFTSRKQAEHVTARLIVRRVKRLNPRHGHSEQGGLLDAYRHHAVFTDSPLSMLAAEASHRDHAIVEQVIADLKGGPLAHCPSGVFTANSAWTVLAAIAFNLARAAGVLASSFHARARWQTLVDHLIAVPARIANRARSWRLHLPRNWPWHTAWENLFDTTRVMMT, from the coding sequence GTGCGAGTATCCCATGATTTCTCTGCCGAGTTCGATGATGACAATCTGGTTGGTCGGGCGGGGCTGGTGCCGGTGATGGCGCTCGCGGAGTCGGCGGGCCTGCCGGGCCTGGTCGCCGAGCACGTCACGGTGCCGGGCAGCATCGGTTCCAACGCCGATGTGAAGGTCCCCTCCCTGGTCGCGGGAATGCTCGCTGGCGCCGACAGCATCTCGGACATGGACGTTCTGCGTCATGGCGGGATGGGCCGGGCGTTTACCGCGCGGCGGGCACCCACGACGCTGGGCACCCACCTGCGCGGATACACCTTCGGGCACGTGCGCCAGCTCGACGCAGTCGCCTCCAGGGTCCTGACCGGGCTGGCGGCCCGGGTGCCGGGCCTGTTGAGCGGTGGCGACCGGGTCGCGTTCGTCGATATCGATGACACGATCCGGGCCACCCACGGCTACGCGAAGCAGGGCGCCGGCTACGGCTACAGCGGGGTGAAGGGTTTGAACGCCCAGGTCGCGACCCTCTCCACGCTGCAGGCCGTGCCGGTGATCGCCGGGATCCGGCTGCGTCGGGGCGCGGCGGCCTCGGCCCACGGCACCGCGGCGATGATCGGCAGCGCGTTGGCCACTGCGAAGCGCGCCGGCGTCTCCGGGATGGTGACCGTGCGTGCGGATTCGGCCTACTTCCAGCACGCCACGGTGGCCGCGGCCCGCCGGGGCGGGGCCCACTTCTCGCTCACCGCGAGGATGAACCCGTCCGTGGTCGGGGCGATCTCTCGCATCCCCGAGGACGCATGGACGCCGATCAAGTATCCGCAGGCGATCTGGGAGGAGGCCGAGCAGCGGTGGATCTCCGATGCCGAGGTCGCCGAGGTCGAGTACACCGCGTTCACCTCCCGCAAGCAGGCCGAGCACGTCACGGCCCGGTTGATCGTGCGTCGCGTGAAACGCCTGAACCCACGCCACGGGCACAGTGAGCAGGGCGGGCTGCTGGATGCGTATCGCCACCACGCGGTGTTCACCGACTCACCGCTTTCGATGCTGGCCGCGGAGGCCTCCCACCGAGACCACGCGATCGTCGAGCAGGTCATCGCCGACCTCAAGGGCGGGCCGCTGGCTCACTGCCCCTCCGGGGTGTTCACCGCCAACAGTGCCTGGACCGTGCTGGCCGCGATCGCGTTCAACCTCGCCCGCGCTGCCGGGGTGCTGGCCTCGAGCTTCCATGCCCGCGCCCGCTGGCAGACCCTGGTCGATCATCTGATCGCGGTGCCCGCCCGGATCGCGAACCGCGCCCGCTCCTGGCGACTGCACCTACCGCGGAACTGGCCCTGGCACACGGCCTGGGAGAACCTCTTCGACACCACCCGGGTGATGATGACCTGA
- a CDS encoding GtrA family protein translates to MLTPDPQAEIADPTRPAPSPTPQRTGIRASLRALLDEHLASTVKFLLVGGIVFLLDAAMYNVLVFWHPTDGWGEGLMHHNPLTAKVLTIGAASCLTYLGNRLWTFGDRPRPDTTRSIMLFILVNVIASGLQLSCLGFSRYVLGLDSLLADNISGTLIGQAVSTSFRYVTYGRFVFPRR, encoded by the coding sequence GTGCTGACGCCCGACCCGCAGGCGGAGATCGCGGACCCCACCCGGCCCGCGCCCTCCCCCACGCCTCAGCGCACCGGGATCCGCGCCTCTCTGCGCGCCCTGCTCGACGAGCACCTGGCCTCCACCGTGAAGTTCCTGCTGGTCGGCGGGATCGTGTTCCTGCTGGATGCCGCGATGTACAACGTGCTGGTGTTCTGGCACCCCACGGACGGCTGGGGCGAGGGCCTCATGCACCACAACCCGCTGACGGCGAAGGTGCTCACGATCGGCGCCGCCTCGTGCCTGACGTACCTGGGCAATCGGCTGTGGACCTTCGGCGACCGCCCGCGCCCGGACACGACCCGCTCGATCATGCTGTTCATCCTGGTCAACGTGATCGCCTCCGGCTTGCAGCTCTCCTGTCTGGGCTTCTCGCGATATGTGCTGGGGCTCGACTCGCTGCTGGCCGACAACATCTCCGGCACCCTCATCGGCCAGGCCGTCTCGACCTCCTTCCGGTACGTCACCTACGGACGCTTCGTCTTCCCCCGCCGCTGA
- a CDS encoding hydroxymethylpyrimidine/phosphomethylpyrimidine kinase, giving the protein MTHVALTIAGSETTGGAGAQTDLKTFHQLGTFGTAALTCIVSFDPSNDWAHRFVPVEPQVIADQIEATTAVHDIDTVKIGMLGTPATIDTVATSLEERSFTNVVLDPVLICKGQEPGAALDTDNALKEQILPLATFVTPNHFEALSLSGMESIDSVEDLTEAARRIHETFDVIVLAKGGVVLEGEDAVDVFHDGEQTVELRSPKIGQERVSGAGCTLAAAVTAELAKGASPLEAARVAKDIVTSSIEHRQGGHAPFEAVYQGAYQS; this is encoded by the coding sequence ATGACCCACGTCGCCCTCACCATCGCCGGCTCCGAGACCACCGGAGGTGCCGGAGCGCAGACCGACCTGAAGACGTTCCACCAGCTCGGAACCTTCGGCACCGCCGCCCTGACCTGCATCGTCTCCTTCGACCCGAGCAACGACTGGGCGCACCGCTTCGTGCCCGTCGAGCCGCAGGTGATCGCCGACCAGATCGAGGCCACCACCGCGGTGCACGACATCGACACGGTGAAGATCGGCATGCTCGGCACTCCCGCCACGATCGACACGGTCGCCACCTCGCTCGAGGAGCGCTCGTTCACGAACGTCGTGCTGGATCCCGTGCTGATCTGCAAGGGCCAGGAGCCCGGCGCCGCCCTGGACACGGACAACGCGCTCAAGGAGCAGATCCTCCCGCTGGCCACCTTCGTGACGCCCAATCACTTCGAGGCGCTCTCGCTGTCCGGGATGGAGAGCATCGATTCCGTCGAGGACCTCACCGAGGCGGCACGCCGCATCCACGAGACCTTCGATGTGATCGTGCTGGCCAAGGGCGGTGTGGTGCTCGAGGGCGAGGACGCGGTGGACGTGTTCCACGACGGCGAGCAGACTGTCGAGCTGCGCAGCCCCAAGATCGGCCAGGAGCGGGTCTCCGGCGCCGGGTGCACCCTGGCCGCTGCCGTCACCGCCGAGCTCGCCAAGGGCGCGAGCCCGCTCGAGGCCGCCCGCGTGGCCAAGGACATCGTCACCAGCTCCATCGAGCACCGCCAGGGCGGCCACGCCCCCTTCGAGGCCGTCTACCAGGGCGCCTACCAGAGCTGA
- a CDS encoding 3-hydroxyacyl-CoA dehydrogenase NAD-binding domain-containing protein — protein MSSYTEHVTRVLTEDRAHPGLGTVAVLTCAPPEGEEKRPATLGPRSIDAVTGALAAALDRAEAGEIQAIALTGTGRVFLAGADLSMFADPAAVQNVEGMTQAAHDLQVRVRTSPVPVLAHLNGAALGGGLEVALMADVRTAAPDVKGIGVPETSLGILPGWGGTTLLQSVVGPDTAVRMILEDPARDKQLTADEAFEDGLVDEIAADLDEALDEFAALVAAHVDVDEADTDVVDPTVAEAAADPTSAVPGAWGGRTAPLPGVDTPEAEALLDALDASHGSAETRRTWAARLEGQGAPAVGRALGLLQNLPGSTLPEALQREAEALGELVRSDAAAASMYSAELLRRGKPGRRPVEGAREIRRVGVAGAGLMASQIAAQLALGLRVPVVMRDLDESIAAKGLAAARDVIATTASRGRIDEDTATQVAGNLSATTDLQELAGCDLVLEAVPEVLAIKQSVFAELESVLDPAALLVTNTSSLSVTAMSEDLAHPERVVGLHFFNPVAKMPLVEVIHTEATDEPTLATGLEVVRRLRKFGVRSADAPGFIVNRLLFRVLGAVLASLDAGADPAEVDASLDALGMPMRPFTLLDLVGLGVADHVGAVLAEELGDRFHASPGLHAMAEKQARFTEHSKTAVHPPVSPTVAETFGADAAQGAGQALVGDALLERVRDGLAEEIALMLDNGVVERPEQIDLALILGAGFPRHRGGVTPYLDASGATQKTADRSFHGELFTTAR, from the coding sequence ATGAGCAGCTACACCGAGCACGTCACCCGAGTCCTCACCGAGGATCGCGCGCATCCCGGGTTGGGCACGGTGGCCGTGCTGACCTGCGCCCCGCCGGAGGGGGAGGAGAAGCGCCCCGCGACCCTCGGTCCCCGCTCCATCGACGCGGTCACCGGCGCCCTGGCCGCCGCGCTCGACCGTGCCGAGGCGGGCGAGATCCAGGCGATCGCCCTGACCGGAACCGGGCGTGTGTTCCTCGCCGGTGCTGACCTGTCGATGTTCGCCGACCCGGCCGCGGTCCAGAACGTCGAGGGCATGACCCAGGCCGCGCATGACCTGCAGGTCCGTGTGCGCACCAGTCCCGTCCCGGTGCTCGCCCACCTCAACGGCGCCGCGCTCGGCGGCGGCCTCGAGGTCGCGCTGATGGCCGACGTCCGCACCGCCGCGCCCGACGTGAAGGGCATCGGCGTGCCCGAGACGAGCCTCGGCATCCTGCCCGGCTGGGGCGGCACCACCCTGCTGCAATCCGTCGTCGGCCCCGACACGGCCGTGCGGATGATCCTCGAGGACCCCGCGCGCGACAAGCAGCTGACCGCCGATGAGGCGTTCGAGGACGGGCTGGTCGACGAGATCGCCGCCGACCTGGACGAGGCGCTCGACGAGTTCGCCGCCCTCGTCGCCGCGCACGTCGATGTCGACGAGGCCGACACCGACGTGGTCGATCCGACGGTCGCCGAGGCCGCCGCCGATCCCACCTCCGCCGTCCCCGGTGCCTGGGGAGGGCGCACCGCCCCGCTGCCCGGGGTCGACACCCCGGAGGCCGAGGCGCTGCTGGATGCGCTCGATGCCTCGCACGGCAGCGCCGAGACCCGCCGCACCTGGGCCGCCCGCCTCGAGGGGCAGGGGGCCCCGGCCGTCGGCCGTGCGCTCGGACTGCTGCAGAACCTGCCCGGCTCCACCCTGCCCGAGGCGCTCCAGCGCGAGGCCGAGGCGCTCGGAGAGCTGGTCCGCTCCGACGCCGCGGCGGCCTCGATGTACTCCGCGGAGCTGCTGCGCCGCGGCAAGCCCGGCCGTCGTCCCGTCGAGGGGGCGCGGGAGATCCGCCGCGTCGGCGTGGCCGGCGCCGGACTGATGGCCTCGCAGATCGCCGCGCAGCTCGCGCTGGGCCTCCGGGTCCCGGTTGTCATGCGCGACCTCGACGAGTCGATCGCCGCCAAGGGCCTGGCCGCCGCACGCGACGTCATCGCCACGACCGCTTCCCGCGGCCGGATCGACGAGGACACCGCGACCCAGGTCGCCGGCAACCTCTCGGCGACCACCGACCTGCAGGAGCTCGCCGGCTGCGACCTCGTGCTCGAGGCCGTCCCCGAGGTGCTGGCGATCAAGCAGTCCGTCTTCGCCGAGCTCGAGAGCGTGCTCGATCCCGCCGCGCTGCTGGTGACGAACACGTCCTCGCTGTCGGTGACGGCGATGAGCGAGGATCTCGCCCACCCGGAGAGGGTCGTCGGCCTGCACTTCTTCAACCCGGTCGCCAAGATGCCGCTGGTCGAGGTGATCCATACCGAGGCGACCGACGAGCCGACCCTCGCCACCGGCCTCGAGGTGGTGCGCCGCCTGCGCAAGTTCGGGGTGCGCAGCGCCGACGCGCCCGGGTTCATCGTCAATCGCCTGCTGTTCCGCGTGCTCGGCGCCGTGCTCGCCTCCCTGGATGCGGGAGCGGACCCGGCCGAGGTCGACGCCTCCCTGGACGCCCTCGGGATGCCGATGCGTCCCTTCACCCTGCTGGACCTCGTGGGACTGGGGGTCGCCGACCACGTCGGGGCGGTGCTCGCCGAGGAGCTCGGCGACCGCTTCCACGCCTCGCCGGGGCTGCACGCCATGGCGGAGAAGCAGGCCCGCTTCACCGAGCACAGCAAGACGGCCGTGCACCCGCCGGTCTCCCCGACGGTCGCCGAGACCTTCGGCGCCGATGCCGCGCAGGGTGCCGGACAGGCCCTGGTCGGGGACGCCCTGCTCGAGCGGGTCCGCGACGGTCTCGCCGAGGAGATCGCGCTGATGCTCGACAACGGTGTCGTCGAGCGGCCCGAGCAGATCGACCTGGCGCTGATCCTCGGTGCCGGCTTCCCGCGGCATCGCGGCGGGGTCACCCCGTACCTCGATGCCTCCGGGGCGACGCAGAAGACGGCCGATCGCAGCTTCCACGGGGAGCTGTTCACCACGGCGAGGTGA
- a CDS encoding ArsR/SmtB family transcription factor — MHRIDDDRADAWFHALSDRTRRDILRRVLTGEQSVSALARNYSMSLTAVQKHVAVLEGAGLITRRRRGRETLARGDAETLRSASELLTELEAIQREHIARIDELLAAETDPGSAGPTPTDPPHRKD; from the coding sequence ATGCATCGGATCGACGACGACCGGGCGGACGCCTGGTTCCACGCCCTCTCGGACCGCACGCGCCGCGACATCCTGCGGCGGGTGCTGACGGGAGAGCAGTCGGTCTCCGCCCTGGCCAGGAACTACTCGATGAGCCTGACCGCGGTGCAGAAGCACGTCGCGGTGCTCGAGGGTGCCGGCCTGATCACACGGCGTCGTCGCGGACGGGAGACCCTGGCCCGCGGCGACGCCGAGACCCTCCGCTCCGCCTCCGAGCTCCTGACCGAACTGGAAGCGATCCAGCGCGAGCACATCGCCCGCATCGATGAGCTCCTGGCCGCCGAGACCGACCCCGGGTCGGCCGGCCCGACCCCGACCGACCCACCCCACCGGAAGGACTGA
- a CDS encoding aminotransferase class I/II-fold pyridoxal phosphate-dependent enzyme has protein sequence MDTTGPWMRASQAAGLLVDGEARPTVFAQMSAKAVATGALNLGQGFPDDDPPAVVADAAIAAIRAGRNQYPPGPGEIELREAVARHQSQWYGLHWDPATEVLATTGATEALAATILALVEPGDEVITLEPFYDQYAAIIALAGGVHRTVPLRSRTEEAGDLVLDVAEEDLRAAFTDRTRLVLVNTPHNPTGLMLWVGAMQAIVEEAIAHDALIVTDEVYEHLTFGPAHLPIATLPGAQDRTVSISSAGKTFSVTGWKIGWVTARPELVTAILGAKQWLTYSSGAPFQPAVAAGLAMPPAAFHDLAQDLRERRDLLLDGLRSIGFRVSVPEAGYFVVADAAALGEPDAAALCERLPAEAGVVGIPLSAFYRDGQAGEASSYLRLAFCKDRPTIERALERLEAWAAPRR, from the coding sequence ATGGACACCACCGGCCCCTGGATGCGCGCCTCGCAGGCTGCCGGCCTGCTCGTCGACGGGGAGGCCCGTCCCACCGTGTTCGCCCAGATGTCCGCGAAGGCCGTCGCGACCGGGGCGCTGAATCTGGGCCAGGGGTTCCCGGACGACGACCCGCCCGCCGTGGTGGCCGACGCCGCGATCGCGGCGATCCGCGCCGGCCGCAACCAGTACCCGCCCGGTCCGGGGGAGATCGAGCTGCGCGAGGCGGTCGCCCGCCACCAGTCCCAGTGGTACGGCCTGCACTGGGACCCCGCGACCGAGGTGCTGGCGACCACGGGCGCCACCGAGGCGCTCGCGGCGACGATCCTGGCCCTGGTCGAACCGGGCGACGAGGTCATCACCCTCGAGCCCTTCTACGACCAGTACGCCGCGATCATCGCCCTCGCCGGCGGCGTGCACCGCACGGTCCCGCTGCGCTCGCGCACCGAGGAGGCCGGCGATCTCGTGCTCGACGTCGCCGAGGAGGACCTGCGCGCCGCCTTCACCGACCGCACCCGGTTGGTGCTGGTCAACACCCCGCACAACCCCACCGGCCTGATGCTGTGGGTGGGCGCGATGCAGGCGATCGTCGAGGAGGCGATCGCCCACGACGCCCTGATCGTCACCGACGAGGTCTACGAGCACCTCACCTTCGGGCCCGCGCATCTGCCGATCGCGACGCTGCCCGGCGCCCAGGACCGCACGGTCTCGATCTCCTCGGCCGGCAAGACCTTCTCGGTGACCGGGTGGAAGATCGGTTGGGTCACGGCGCGGCCGGAGCTGGTCACCGCGATCCTCGGGGCGAAGCAGTGGTTGACCTACTCCTCGGGGGCGCCGTTCCAGCCCGCCGTGGCGGCCGGGCTCGCGATGCCGCCGGCGGCTTTCCACGATCTCGCGCAGGACCTGCGCGAACGCCGCGACCTGCTGCTGGACGGGCTGCGCTCGATCGGGTTCCGCGTCAGCGTGCCGGAGGCCGGGTACTTCGTGGTGGCCGACGCCGCGGCGCTCGGGGAGCCCGACGCCGCCGCGCTGTGCGAGCGCCTGCCTGCGGAGGCCGGCGTGGTCGGCATCCCGCTGTCCGCGTTCTACCGCGACGGGCAGGCCGGGGAGGCCTCCTCGTACCTGCGCCTCGCCTTCTGCAAGGACCGCCCGACGATCGAGCGGGCCCTCGAGCGGCTGGAGGCCTGGGCGGCTCCACGCCGCTGA
- a CDS encoding PLP-dependent cysteine synthase family protein: protein MDDDATLLAQLTDVDRSDDSLRAWVAERIHRLEADDRRSADTHLVSLDLPAAWDIQLYLKDESTHASGSLKHRLARSLFLFALVNGWLRPGMPVIEASSGSTAVSEAHMARILEIPFIAVIPRGTSSRKITLIEAAGGRCHTVDRAEHMSAEAQRLADELGGLFLDQFSYAERATDWRGNNSIAVSTFGQLELEPHPIPRWIVVGAGTGGTSATFGRYLRYRRLPTGLCVADVENSAFFDGWVQRDPTVTTDAGSRIEGIGRPRVEPSFVPGVVDRMIRVPDAASVAAARYLSERIGRRVGASTGTNLVAVARLVTQMRERGETGSVLTLLCDPGDRYTDTYFDDAWVAAQGWDLDPWRAELEARLPLGSL, encoded by the coding sequence ATGGACGATGACGCGACGCTGCTGGCGCAGCTGACGGACGTGGACCGCAGCGACGACTCCCTGCGGGCCTGGGTCGCCGAACGGATCCACCGGCTGGAGGCCGACGACCGCCGCTCCGCCGACACGCACCTGGTCTCCCTCGACCTGCCCGCCGCGTGGGACATCCAGCTGTATCTCAAGGACGAGTCCACCCATGCCTCCGGCAGCCTGAAGCATCGCCTGGCCCGCTCCCTGTTCCTGTTCGCCCTGGTCAACGGGTGGCTGCGGCCCGGGATGCCGGTGATCGAAGCGTCCTCGGGCTCGACGGCGGTCAGCGAGGCCCATATGGCGCGGATCCTGGAGATCCCGTTCATCGCGGTGATCCCGCGCGGCACCAGCTCCCGCAAGATCACGCTGATCGAAGCGGCGGGCGGGCGCTGCCACACCGTCGACCGCGCCGAGCACATGAGCGCCGAGGCGCAGCGCCTGGCCGACGAGCTGGGTGGGCTCTTCCTCGACCAGTTCTCCTACGCCGAGCGCGCCACGGACTGGCGGGGCAACAACTCCATCGCCGTGAGCACCTTCGGCCAGCTGGAGCTGGAGCCGCATCCGATCCCGCGCTGGATCGTCGTCGGCGCCGGCACCGGGGGCACCAGCGCGACCTTCGGCCGCTACCTGCGCTACCGTCGCCTGCCCACCGGGCTGTGCGTCGCCGATGTGGAGAACTCCGCCTTCTTCGACGGCTGGGTGCAGAGAGACCCCACCGTCACCACCGACGCGGGCTCACGGATCGAGGGCATCGGCCGCCCGCGGGTGGAGCCGAGCTTCGTGCCCGGCGTCGTGGACCGCATGATCCGGGTGCCGGATGCGGCCTCTGTCGCGGCGGCCCGGTATCTCTCCGAACGGATCGGCCGACGGGTCGGTGCCTCCACCGGCACGAACCTGGTGGCGGTGGCGCGGCTTGTCACGCAGATGCGCGAGCGTGGTGAGACCGGCTCGGTGCTGACCCTGCTGTGCGATCCGGGCGATCGCTACACGGACACCTACTTCGACGACGCCTGGGTCGCGGCCCAGGGCTGGGATCTCGATCCCTGGCGAGCCGAGCTGGAGGCCCGGCTGCCGCTGGGGAGCCTCTGA
- a CDS encoding GNAT family N-acetyltransferase: MDLQDTPSAEPLHVSAREADLPPDDGDPTEPSGGLDPALDNPAWSSLTGHHAGLAIGNELVRRFPEDVSPFVGIRDWDHPDVWDAILEVFGHGASVGVSHADPLLPEGWAPVFSIPGVQLVQTERVRARPDEEAIELGAADVEDMLALTERSRPGPFLPRTHVLGRYVGIRRAGRLIAMAGERLHPAGWTEISAVAVDEDHRRQGLASRLVLDVAFGIQQRGDRALLHASATNTSAIAGYEKLGFALRRRLTFGAVRTP, from the coding sequence ATGGACCTGCAGGACACCCCTTCTGCCGAGCCGCTGCACGTCAGCGCCCGGGAGGCGGATCTCCCGCCCGACGACGGCGACCCGACCGAGCCGTCCGGGGGCCTCGACCCCGCGCTCGACAATCCCGCCTGGTCCTCGCTGACCGGACACCACGCCGGTCTCGCGATCGGCAATGAGCTGGTGCGGCGCTTCCCCGAGGACGTCTCGCCGTTCGTGGGCATCCGGGACTGGGATCATCCGGACGTGTGGGACGCGATCCTCGAGGTCTTCGGGCACGGGGCGTCGGTGGGTGTCTCCCACGCCGATCCGCTGCTGCCCGAGGGCTGGGCTCCGGTGTTCTCCATCCCCGGCGTCCAGCTCGTCCAGACCGAGCGCGTCCGGGCGCGGCCCGACGAGGAGGCGATCGAGCTCGGCGCGGCGGACGTGGAGGACATGCTCGCCCTCACCGAGCGCAGCAGGCCAGGGCCGTTCCTGCCCCGCACCCACGTGCTGGGACGGTACGTGGGGATCCGGCGCGCCGGGCGGCTGATCGCGATGGCCGGCGAGCGCCTGCACCCCGCGGGCTGGACCGAGATCAGCGCCGTCGCGGTCGATGAGGACCATCGCCGCCAGGGCCTCGCCTCCCGCCTCGTGCTCGACGTGGCCTTCGGCATCCAGCAGCGCGGAGACCGGGCCCTGCTGCACGCCTCAGCCACCAACACCTCGGCGATCGCCGGGTACGAGAAGCTGGGCTTCGCGCTGCGGCGCCGGCTGACCTTCGGGGCTGTGCGGACGCCCTGA